From one Populus alba chromosome 17, ASM523922v2, whole genome shotgun sequence genomic stretch:
- the LOC118037114 gene encoding uncharacterized protein: MDAADLMSQLPDHIIHHILSFLSTPEVVRLSVLSKAWHQVFTSFPMFEFSSSSFAKTIDGSFEFITFVYKSLLLQCHQYRSIPKFQFSFTQDRCRPYVYSKYLPLPCELDKLISRCIEIGTQKGVKELSIDFSITGYYRLPEAMLSVKELVVCSLGGCIFDSAINWPSLREFSLKEVQICDRRIIDNLFFTCPLIEKFSLVKCFGLKYLHLSGLRKLKKVKVKSGYPHMEKIEIDVVGLHTFSYSARHYLKTDIDLTSCKNLEVFKFKGYNITEDMIQYLNRDFPALKVLVLHGERLHLQRIEISIPLLETLHLVVAQISAVEAIINTPRLRSFKCVMHKIPSLFYLNSLQEVTHELFVDLDYIKHGESFLEDFREYLKNLNRIKLVTLSICVYSSSVIHKIVSRTASDPVLLDISHLKLETFAMEKESHALVDGLFCICRPESLFLVSGCARNDEFIKSLCEKLVQIENAATNANCWQHHLKGVKIQHCGRKGYNKTLTCEAFLDSLQTLEPKEKIRFLFEW, from the coding sequence ATGGATGCTGCTGATCTGATGTCCCAATTGCCTGACCACATCATACACCacattctctcttttctttcaacaCCAGAGGTGGTTCGTCTTAGTGTCTTGTCCAAGGCATGGCATCAGGTTTTCACTTCTTTTCCCATGTTTGAGTTCTCCAGTTCCTCTTTCGCAAAAACTATTGACGgtagttttgaatttattaccTTTGTCTACAAATCTTTGCTTCTACAATGCCATCAATACAGAAGCATACCAAAATTTCAGTTTTCTTTCACCCAAGATCGTTGTAGACCTTATGTTTATTCTAAATATCTCCCGTTGCCGTGTGAACTTGATAAACTTATCAGTCGGTGTATAGAAATAGGTACACAGAAGGGTGTTAAGGAGCTTTCTATCGACTTTAGTATAACTGGATATTATAGACTACCTGAAGCCATGTTGTCTGTCAAAGAATTGGTTGTTTGTAGTTTAGGTGGTTGTATTTTCGACAGCGCCATAAATTGGCCTTCTCTGCGTGAGTTCTCTCTGAAAGAAGTTCAGATTTGTGACCGAAGGATTATCGACAATCTCTTCTTTACCTGCCCTTTGATCGAGAAATTTTCTCTGGTAAAATGTTTTGGGCTGAAGTACCTTCACCTTTCAGGATTAAGAAAACTCAAGAAGGTTAAGGTGAAAAGCGGATATCCGCATATGGAGAAGATCGAGATTGATGTGGTTGGTCTTCATACTTTCTCATATTCTGCACGCCATTATTTGAAGACAGATATTGATCTGACCTCTTGCAAAAATTTAGAGGTATTTAAGTTTAAGGGTTATAACATTACAGAAGACATGATTCAATACCTTAATCGTGATTTCCCTGCCCTCAAAGTTTTGGTGTTGCACGGTGAACGCCTTCACCTTCAGAGGATTGAAATCTCTATCCCCCTGCTTGAGACATTACACCTCGTTGTAGCTCAAATATCGGCAGTGGAAGCTATCATCAATACTCCGAGATTACGGTCATTCAAATGTGTGATGCACAAAATCCcgtctttgttttatttgaacaGTTTACAAGAAGTTACTCATGAATTATTTGTTGATCTCGACTATATTAAACATGGTGAAAGTTTTCTCGAAGATTTTAGGGAATATCTTAAAAATCTCAACCGAATCAAGCTTGTCACTCTGAGTATTTGCGTTTATTCTTCTTCTGTGATCCACAAAATAGTCAGCAGGACTGCCTCCGATCCTGTTTTGCTTGATATCAGTCACTTGAAGCTGGAAACCTTTGCCATGGAGAAAGAAAGCCACGCTCTTGTTGATGGCTTGTTTTGTATTTGCCGTCCAGAATCTTTATTCCTTGTGTCTGGCTGTGCAAGAAACGATGAGTTCATTAAGAGTCTTTGCGAGAAACTAGTGCAAATAGAGAATGCAGCCACCAATGCAAATTGTTGGCAGCATCACTTAAAAGGCGTCAAGATCCAACATTGTGGAAGAAAAGGATATAACAAGACCCTTACATGTGAAGCTTTCTTAGATTCATTGCAAACTCTGGAACCGAAGGAGAAGATTCGTTTTTTATTCGAATGGTGA